The following are encoded in a window of Castanea sativa cultivar Marrone di Chiusa Pesio chromosome 5, ASM4071231v1 genomic DNA:
- the LOC142633581 gene encoding uncharacterized protein LOC142633581 translates to MFFEIFKKLPANLILSFHDIQKSQYFIKTSSCDEAFKLIEVELGFMYDVFHTKAVLVHSFKGVVFRLITSTCTVAVFVAFFKIEKHIYSRVDVSITYILLVGATLLGFYAFVVLVCSDWTIVWLRKHKNFGVDLLYYFISLILRSRNKRWSNATGQYNVIRYCLKDNPAKYRYNNSVDVPPELKILIFEEFQNRIDANHSDGREANEFCAYRGDKVIAKIENISDETKDENLELLKKSVKVEFDKSILLWHIATDLCYYWDQEKKCSSICDSYCKASKLLSDYMMHLLVMCPFMLPNGIGETRVRDTCAEARGFFKERKSITNVTQACLNLKEVNTEIPPSDVKGDRSKSVLFDACRLAKSLQFLENNSRIENKWKLVEQVWVEMLSYAASHCGWQNHAQQLRRGGKLLTHVWLLMAHFGFTEQYQISTGYAKVKLIVQ, encoded by the coding sequence ATgttctttgaaattttcaaaaagctaCCCGCAAATCTCATCCTAAGCTTTCATGATATCCAGAAGAGTCAATACTTCATCAAGACAAGTTCCTGTGATGAAGCTTTCAAATTGATTGAGGTTGAGCTTGGATTCATGTATGATGTGTTCCATACAAAGGCGGTTCTGGTTCATTCTTTTAAGGGCGTTGTTTTCCGTTTGATCACTTCTACTTGCACAGTTGCTGTATTTGTGGCTTTCTTTAAGATCGAGAAGCACATCTACTCGAGGGTGGATGTATCTATTACTTATATACTACTGGTTGGAGCTACTTTGCTGGGGTTTTATGCATTTGTAGTGCTAGTTTGCTCAGACTGGACAATAGTATGGCTGAGGAAGCATAAGAATTTTGGGGTGGATCTCTTGTATTATTTCATCTCGTTGATTCTGCGGTCTAGAAACAAGAGGTGGTCTAATGCCACGGGACAATACAACGTAATAAGGTACTGCCTCAAAGACAATCCTGCCAAGTATCGGTACAATAATTCAGTGGATGTTCCTCCAGAATTGAAAATATTGATCTTTGAGGAGTTTCAAAACAGGATAGATGCTAATCATTCAGATGGGCGTGAAGCCAATGAATTTTGTGCTTATAGGGGTGACAAGGTGATTgcaaaaattgagaatatatCTGATGAAACCAAGGACGAAAATCTTGAGTTACTTAAAAAAAGTGTTAAGGTAGAATTTGATAAAAGCATTCTTCTTTGGCACATTGCAACAGATTTGTGCTATTATTGGgatcaggaaaaaaaatgttcatcTATATGTGACTCATACTGTAAAGCTAGCAAGTTGTTATCGGATTATATGATGCATCTTCTTGTTATGTGTCCCTTCATGCTGCCCAATGGGATTGGGGAGACCAGAGTTAGAGACACGTGTGCTGAGGCTCGTGGATTTTTCAAGGAAAGAAAATCCATAACGAATGTAACACAAGCTTGCTTAAATTTAAAGGAAGTGAACACTGAAATTCCTCCATCAGATGTGAAAGGGGATAGAAGCAAGTCAGTTCTATTTGATGCTTGTAGGCTGGCTAAGTCTTTGCAATTCCTGGAAAACAATTCTCGtatagaaaataaatggaaattGGTGGAACAAGTTTGGGTGGAAATGCTATCTTATGCTGCAAGTCACTGTGGATGGCAGAATCATGCTCAGCAGCTTAGGCGAGGTGGAAAGCTACTCACTCATGTCTGGCTTCTTATGGCTCATTTTGGTTTTACTGAACAGTATCAAATTTCAACGGGCTATGCAAAGGTTAAGTTGATTGTGCAGTGA